Genomic DNA from Solanum pennellii chromosome 3, SPENNV200:
CTCTTTATCTTGCAAGTAGGGCTTCAAAAATGACCAACCAGTTCCAATCAAAACAATCAGAGTGAACAGAGTAATACCCTTCAAGAAGCTAAATATATAGAACAAAACATCCCACCCATGAGCAGTACCAGTTTTCTTAATATACGATTTATCCTCGGCCTCACACAGCAAATTCAATGCTTTCAAGATCACAACAGCAAGCATAAAGAAATGAATTCCATAAACAGATAATCTTTTCTTGTAAAGAGCAAAAACCCAAAAAGCCCCCATCAACACATAAACTACGAAAAACAAATAGTAAATCGCTGGAAGAGCAGTCTTGCCTGCCGACAGAAAATCAAGCTGCCCACTTTTCGGGTTGAAATTGTACATAACCGAGTGAACATTCATTGAAACCACCAAATTAGGCATGCAATTGGCAAAAACGAGAGTGAATTGATTCGCATCAGATACACTAAACGAAGTTGTGAATTGGCGCGCAGAGGGTTGCAATTGATCGAAAGTGAAAACCCTTTTGACGAGATCTGAATGGAGAGTACACCGGATATCACCATCTTGAAGTTGCTCAAGAACATGCTGCCAAGCTTCACGGGTGACGAGGAAGAAACCCAATTCGGATAAAACGGGTTCGGGTCCGGATTTGGGGTTGGAGAACGAGATATCGGTGACAGTGAGATTGAGACGGCCGAAATGGGTGTACCCAAATTCGTCAAAAGGGATGGTAGAACGAGAATCGGATCGGATCTGGGTGGATCGGATCTCTGCAATGGCGGTGGCAATCAAGAGAAGAAAGACTAAAGAGAAAAGTGAAGAATTGTATAGAGCAGCCATGTTTTTGGAATTGATGAGAACtgagaagaggaagaagaaagatCAGCTGCAACTGTAAGAAGTGAAA
This window encodes:
- the LOC107015119 gene encoding protein GPR107-like, which produces MAALYNSSLFSLVFLLLIATAIAEIRSTQIRSDSRSTIPFDEFGYTHFGRLNLTVTDISFSNPKSGPEPVLSELGFFLVTREAWQHVLEQLQDGDIRCTLHSDLVKRVFTFDQLQPSARQFTTSFSVSDANQFTLVFANCMPNLVVSMNVHSVMYNFNPKSGQLDFLSAGKTALPAIYYLFFVVYVLMGAFWVFALYKKRLSVYGIHFFMLAVVILKALNLLCEAEDKSYIKKTGTAHGWDVLFYIFSFLKGITLFTLIVLIGTGWSFLKPYLQDKEKKVLMIVIPLQVVANLAQVVIDETGPFGENSYTWKQVFLLVDIVCCCAVLFPIVWSIKNLREAAKTDGKAAVNLMKLTLFRQYYVIVICYIYFTRVVVYALETITSYRYQWTSVVAAEAATLAFYAFTGYNFRPKAHNPYFAIDDEEEEAASEALKLEDEFEL